In one window of Sphingomonas glaciei DNA:
- the purT gene encoding formate-dependent phosphoribosylglycinamide formyltransferase, giving the protein MFLAKLMLLGSGELGREFAIAAKRIGCEVVACDRYPQAPAMQVADAFEVFTMLDGTALRAAVEKHRPDFIVPEIEAIDTATLAALESEGWHVVPSAKAAQLTMNRDGIRRFAAEDLGLTTSRYRFAETEEEALAAAEAVGLPCVIKPVMSSSGKGQSTATTEAEVRTAFAYAINKMRGDRPMAIVEEFIRFDSEITLLTVAAADGIHFCAPIGHRQEAGDYRESWQPAALDPAVLEDAQRQAATIVQALGGRGLFGVEFFIAGDRAIFSELSPRPHDTGMVTLIGQDPNEFELHLRAILGLPIGPIFQRGPSASAVILADRQSRRFRFQGVAEALATGAVETPVDLRLFGKPETLPGRRMGVALARAANVEDAVGGAKAAAARVTIAYDEEK; this is encoded by the coding sequence ATGTTCCTTGCCAAGCTCATGCTGCTGGGGTCGGGCGAGCTCGGCCGCGAATTCGCGATCGCCGCCAAGCGTATCGGCTGCGAAGTCGTCGCCTGTGATCGCTACCCGCAAGCCCCCGCCATGCAGGTCGCCGATGCGTTCGAGGTCTTCACCATGCTCGACGGCACGGCGCTGCGGGCGGCGGTCGAAAAGCACCGCCCCGACTTCATCGTGCCCGAGATCGAGGCGATCGACACCGCGACGCTGGCGGCGTTGGAGAGCGAGGGCTGGCACGTGGTGCCGTCCGCGAAGGCAGCGCAGCTGACCATGAACCGCGACGGCATCCGCCGCTTCGCTGCCGAGGACCTGGGGCTCACCACCAGCCGCTATCGCTTCGCCGAGACCGAGGAGGAGGCGCTGGCCGCGGCCGAGGCAGTCGGGCTGCCCTGCGTGATCAAGCCGGTGATGTCCTCGTCGGGCAAGGGCCAAAGCACCGCCACCACCGAAGCCGAGGTCCGCACCGCCTTCGCCTATGCGATCAACAAGATGCGCGGCGATCGGCCGATGGCGATCGTCGAGGAATTCATCCGCTTCGACAGCGAAATCACCCTGCTGACGGTTGCCGCCGCCGACGGGATCCACTTCTGCGCGCCGATCGGCCATCGCCAGGAAGCCGGCGATTATCGCGAAAGCTGGCAGCCGGCGGCGCTTGATCCAGCGGTGCTCGAGGACGCCCAGCGGCAGGCGGCGACGATCGTGCAGGCGCTTGGCGGACGCGGGCTGTTCGGGGTCGAGTTCTTCATCGCCGGCGACCGCGCGATCTTCTCCGAACTGAGCCCGCGCCCGCACGATACCGGCATGGTCACGCTTATCGGCCAGGACCCTAACGAATTCGAGCTTCACTTGCGCGCCATCCTCGGCCTGCCGATCGGTCCCATCTTCCAGCGTGGGCCGAGCGCCTCCGCAGTGATCCTCGCCGACCGGCAAAGCCGCCGCTTCCGCTTCCAGGGGGTCGCCGAAGCGCTGGCGACAGGAGCCGTGGAAACCCCGGTCGACCTTCGACTGTTCGGTAAACCGGAAACCCTTCCGGGTCGGCGCATGGGCGTCGCACTGGCGAGGGCGGCGAATGTCGAGGACGCAGTGGGCGGCGCCAAGGCCGCCGCGGCGAGAGTGACCATCGCCTATGACGAGGAGAAGTGA
- the ykgO gene encoding type B 50S ribosomal protein L36, with the protein MKIRNSLKSLKDRHRDCRVIRRRGRTYVINKTNRRFKARQG; encoded by the coding sequence ATGAAGATTCGCAATTCGCTCAAGAGCCTCAAGGATCGTCACCGGGATTGCCGCGTGATCCGTCGTCGTGGCCGGACCTACGTCATCAACAAGACGAACCGTCGCTTCAAGGCGCGGCAGGGCTGA
- a CDS encoding M28 family peptidase: MRSITFAVLPLAFALIGAAQPSTTLPPTSAAERVRAHVTFLSSDLLEGRDTGSRGHVIAASYVVSQLQALGLKPGGEKGSWYQQVPYRRATLDGVPTIGFTSRGGSMPLTHGADVTVRPNLVTRNMKVNAGLVFVGYGISDPVLGIDDYRGVNARGKIVVAFSGTPKGLRSDVSAHLGQVKPQTAAARGAVGYVEIPANPLGNWGPLTASAARPLTNWAEGKGGSGQGRAAPLLRMSFTKATAERLFAGARQTLAATQAEAAAGRQPKGFALNGQLRVDATSKWEDFTSPNVVAVLPGTDPKLSGEYVALMGHLDHIGVRKGAKPGEDAINNGALDNASGVSTLLETARSFAASGQAPKRSLLFLAVTGEEVGLTGADYFATNPTVPLPRIAALVNLDMPLLLYPFRDVIAFGAEHSNIVKAVDEAGRAMQVSTTADPMPEQGLFTRSDHYRFVTRGVPSVFLMTGYANGGEAQWKKFLGGCYHHPCDEVGQGIDWEAAARFGELNYRIARRLADAPERPRWYADSYFGRTFGAGQPRLSR; encoded by the coding sequence TTGCGCTCCATCACCTTCGCCGTCCTGCCGCTCGCTTTCGCGCTGATCGGCGCAGCCCAGCCCTCCACCACCCTTCCGCCGACCTCCGCCGCCGAGCGGGTGCGGGCGCATGTCACCTTCCTCTCCAGCGATCTCCTTGAAGGCCGCGACACCGGCAGCCGCGGCCATGTAATTGCGGCGAGCTATGTTGTCAGCCAGCTGCAGGCGCTTGGCCTGAAGCCCGGCGGGGAAAAAGGCAGCTGGTACCAGCAGGTGCCCTACCGGCGGGCGACGCTGGATGGTGTGCCGACCATTGGCTTTACCAGCCGGGGCGGCTCGATGCCGCTGACCCACGGCGCCGACGTCACGGTACGGCCGAACCTGGTCACCCGGAACATGAAGGTGAACGCCGGACTGGTGTTCGTCGGCTACGGCATTTCCGATCCGGTGCTGGGCATCGACGATTATCGCGGCGTCAACGCCAGGGGCAAGATCGTGGTGGCGTTCAGCGGCACCCCCAAGGGGCTGCGCAGCGACGTGTCTGCGCACCTCGGCCAGGTGAAGCCGCAGACCGCCGCCGCTCGCGGTGCGGTCGGCTATGTCGAGATCCCCGCTAATCCGCTCGGCAATTGGGGCCCGCTGACGGCGAGCGCTGCGCGCCCGTTGACCAATTGGGCCGAAGGCAAGGGCGGATCCGGGCAGGGCCGGGCCGCCCCGTTGCTGCGCATGAGCTTCACCAAGGCGACCGCGGAGCGTTTGTTCGCCGGTGCCCGCCAGACTCTGGCCGCCACGCAGGCCGAGGCCGCGGCCGGGAGACAGCCCAAGGGCTTCGCGCTGAACGGACAGCTGCGCGTGGACGCGACCAGCAAATGGGAGGACTTCACCAGCCCCAACGTGGTCGCCGTTCTTCCCGGCACCGACCCGAAGCTGTCCGGGGAATATGTCGCCCTGATGGGTCACCTCGATCACATCGGCGTACGCAAGGGTGCCAAGCCGGGCGAAGACGCGATCAACAACGGCGCGCTCGACAATGCCAGCGGCGTGTCGACCTTGCTGGAGACCGCGCGATCGTTCGCCGCGTCGGGCCAGGCGCCCAAGCGTAGCCTCTTGTTCCTGGCGGTGACCGGCGAGGAAGTGGGTTTGACCGGCGCCGACTATTTCGCGACCAACCCGACCGTTCCGCTGCCGCGTATCGCCGCGCTGGTGAATCTCGACATGCCGCTGCTGCTCTACCCCTTCCGCGACGTCATCGCCTTCGGGGCCGAGCATAGCAACATCGTCAAGGCGGTCGACGAAGCCGGGCGGGCGATGCAGGTCAGCACCACGGCCGACCCGATGCCGGAACAGGGCCTGTTCACTCGCTCCGACCATTATCGCTTCGTCACCCGCGGGGTGCCGAGCGTGTTCCTGATGACCGGCTATGCCAATGGCGGCGAGGCGCAGTGGAAGAAGTTCCTCGGCGGCTGTTATCACCATCCCTGCGACGAAGTCGGGCAAGGGATCGACTGGGAGGCGGCAGCGCGCTTCGGCGAGCTCAACTATCGGATCGCCCGCCGGCTGGCCGACGCGCCCGAGCGCCCGCGCTGGTATGCCGACAGCTATTTCGGGCGGACCTTTGGCGCCGGCCAGCCAAGGCTTTCGCGCTAA
- the galE gene encoding UDP-glucose 4-epimerase GalE: MSKPTILVTGGAGYIGSHAVLALHDAGWPVVVADNLSNGRREAIPDGVPLVEVDVGDAAAMADLFAVHPIAAIMHFAGSIVVPDSVTDPHYYYRNNTVASHALIGAAMKAGIKHILFSSTAATYGAPETVPLDEDNPTRPINPYGWSKLMTEQMLRDIAATGAFNYGALRYFNVAGADPQGRSGQASKGATHLLKVACEAAVGKRSHVDVFGTDYPTPDGTCIRDYIHVSDLAAAHVLALEALIDSPSESFTLNCGYGRGTSVLEMLDALDAVNGSPVARVMGERRAGDPPQLVASNRRLVERLGWTPRFADTATIVRSALEWERRLAS; encoded by the coding sequence ATGAGCAAGCCCACCATTCTCGTCACCGGCGGTGCCGGCTACATCGGCAGCCACGCCGTCCTTGCCCTCCACGACGCCGGCTGGCCGGTGGTGGTCGCCGACAATCTCTCCAACGGCCGCCGCGAGGCCATTCCCGACGGCGTGCCGCTGGTCGAGGTCGACGTCGGCGACGCGGCCGCCATGGCCGACCTGTTCGCCGTTCACCCGATCGCCGCGATCATGCATTTCGCGGGTTCGATCGTGGTCCCCGACAGCGTCACCGACCCGCATTATTACTACCGCAACAACACCGTCGCCAGCCACGCCCTGATCGGCGCGGCGATGAAGGCGGGCATCAAGCACATCCTGTTCTCCTCGACCGCCGCCACCTATGGCGCGCCCGAGACGGTGCCGCTCGACGAGGACAACCCGACCCGCCCGATCAACCCCTACGGATGGTCCAAGCTGATGACCGAGCAGATGCTGCGCGACATCGCGGCCACCGGCGCCTTCAACTATGGCGCGCTGCGCTATTTCAACGTCGCCGGCGCCGATCCGCAGGGCCGCTCGGGCCAGGCCAGCAAGGGCGCAACCCACTTGCTCAAGGTCGCCTGCGAGGCGGCGGTCGGCAAGCGCAGCCATGTCGACGTGTTCGGGACCGACTATCCGACCCCCGACGGCACCTGCATCCGCGACTATATCCACGTCTCCGACCTCGCTGCCGCCCACGTGCTGGCGCTGGAGGCCCTGATCGACAGCCCGTCGGAAAGCTTTACCCTCAACTGCGGCTATGGGCGCGGCACCTCGGTGCTGGAGATGCTCGACGCGCTGGACGCGGTGAATGGCAGCCCGGTGGCGCGCGTGATGGGCGAACGCCGCGCCGGCGATCCGCCGCAACTGGTCGCCTCCAACCGCCGGTTGGTCGAACGGCTCGGCTGGACCCCGCGCTTCGCCGATACCGCGACCATCGTCCGGAGCGCGCTCGAATGGGAGCGTCGCCTCGCCAGCTGA
- a CDS encoding DUF2147 domain-containing protein: MRTMILSLAAAATLAIPAPALAASPIEGLWTNPKKSVVVRVAPCGPAWCGEVIKANAREEAKAVKYGMDELEGERMLSGLRPAGANRWKGQVYVPKLGRKVGSTVTIASRNQMKVSGCFMGIVCKTQIWTRVG, from the coding sequence ATGCGCACCATGATTCTCTCGCTTGCCGCCGCCGCGACGCTGGCCATTCCGGCGCCGGCCCTGGCCGCGAGCCCGATCGAGGGGCTGTGGACCAACCCCAAGAAGTCGGTGGTGGTCCGGGTCGCGCCCTGCGGGCCGGCCTGGTGCGGCGAGGTGATCAAGGCCAATGCCCGCGAGGAAGCCAAGGCCGTCAAATACGGAATGGACGAGCTCGAAGGCGAGCGGATGCTGAGCGGGCTTCGTCCAGCCGGCGCCAACCGCTGGAAGGGGCAGGTCTACGTCCCTAAGCTTGGCCGCAAGGTCGGCAGCACGGTCACCATCGCCTCGCGCAACCAGATGAAGGTTTCGGGCTGCTTCATGGGGATCGTCTGCAAGACCCAGATCTGGACCCGCGTCGGCTGA